From the genome of Natronococcus sp. CG52:
CGATACCGGAGATTCGAGCAATGTACCGGCAAGCAGTGAGGAGGCTCTTAGACGAGGTTGCGGACACAGAGGAGTTCTTTCGAGCTGGTATCGTCGCTATCGACATCACCGAAGATGCTCCGTTCACAGGGGACAGAGCGGGCCACGAGGACGAAATCATTGGGACGAAGGTGCTTCGTAGGATCGCTAGCCGAGGCTTGATTTCGCTGTGTTCACTAATTCAGCCGCCAGTAAGAAACCGAGACACGGCGGTCGATCCTACGGATATCTAACCATTCGGCGAAGATTATGGTCGTATTTAGTTTGTAGCACTGTGCCAGACGGCGAAGGCTTGGAGCCACGATTCTGCGGTCGTTGGTCTCGCGTGGCTGAAACAGTTTGAGAAGGAAGAGGTTCGGCGTTTTACCTCCCGAAAGATACGTTCAACAGCGTTCCGATTTCCGTATTTCTCGTATCGAAATCGGAGCCCACGTCACCGGAGTGCTGTCTGAAGAGGGTGTGCTCCATCGACGAGAAACACGGTGTCGGAGAGATCATGTTTCTCAGCTAGTTCCCGCAGAAAGATCTCTGTCAAAGCGGTCGTGGTTGTCGAAAATAGCCGTATATGGAGCAATTCGTTCGTTTCGGGATTGACCGCAGCGTACAGCCAGTACTGCTGATCGTCGATCCGAATCACGGTCTCGTCGAGCGCGACGTGATTCGGAGAGACCCTATCAGTCGGCTGTAGATCGCACTTGTGCACCCAGTCGTGGACTGCTTTCCGTGATCGTTCGACACCGAACTTCTCTAATTCTCGAACGATATTTGAAAGCGAGAGGACAGCCAGATGGAGTCGAATACCGAGCTCCATCAGCTGACGCGGTGTCCGCTCTCGCTCCACAAAACTCAAATCGATCCAGTCGCTACACCCGCTGAGGCGGTCGATTTTTGGCATTGACACCATGAAATCGTGCCGCCTCACCTTTCACGCTTAACTAAACACCGCCCCGGCGGCCCGCGTCCTGGTGCTGTCGACTACGCGTTGATGTTCCCCTTCGAGTCCCAGATTTCGGTGAGGAGGTCGACGAACAGCGCCGTTCGCTTCGGATAGCCGTCGCCGGTCGTCTTGTCGAGCGGACAATTCTCGAGGTTCGTGACAAGATCACAGGTGTGGGGCATTTCCCCCACGACCTCGCGAACGTCAAAAGAGATCCTGTTGTTGCTGTCCGTCTTCACCCATGCGACTGCACTCTGTTGATCTGTGTATTCAATGGTGTACGTCTCTCCGCCGGCTAATTCGACGATGCTCTCCATGTGCCCAACTTCAAGGCAGTGGCCCTCGCGTTCCAGGTAGAGTGTCTCGTCCTCAATCCGGGGTTCGTATCGTGGGTGGTCCGTCATCGTGTGTTAACTAAAGGCGCAGTTCACGCAGGGATAAATGATGTGTTCTTTTCTGCCCCGCTGTTCAGTGCGGAACACGAGCCGACCGCAAGGTCGCCGTCGTTCGTCTTGGCAACTGCACGGTACTCATAGTACCGCCTGCTCATGAGTTCGTCGAGGCGAACCGGGAACGTTCCCGGTTCCTCGAGGATTCGAGCGGCGGTCGCCGATGTCGCGGCTGGTGAGGGCTTCATTCCCACGAGGTCGCGCAGTTCCGCAGTACAGAGCGTGCCGATGTTGTGGGTCGTGACCAGGAGCCCGATGAACACTTCGTCGCTCAACTCGATCTGATCCGCGTCGACACAAACCGGGAGACAGCATTGAACGCACGTGCGGGGACCTCGAGGTTGCCCGCGTTCGAACTTACGAGAACTTGGTGTTGAGTTCGATCACGTTCGCGGCTCGCTGGACGCTCTCGGCGAGTTCACCGTGGAGGTAGTCGTCCGTGATCCGGCTGGCCGGTCCCGTAATACTGATCGCACCGAGGACGGTCTGTTCGTTCCTGACGGGCGCGGCAATACAGCGAAGCCCCTTAATATTCTCCTCGTCGTCGATCCCGTACCCTCGTTCGGCGGTTGTCTCGAGCTCCTTGAAGAGGGTGTCGGGATCCGTAATCGTTTTCGGCGTCTTTGGCGTAAACGAGGCGTTGCTGACGATCTCTTCCCGTCGTTCTGCGGGGAGAAACGCGAGGATGGACTTCCCGAGAGAAGTCGAGTACATCGGCTGCTTTCTACCGGCGCGCGAGACCGTCTCGACCGCTCGATTTCCTCGCGCCTTGTAGAGGTAGGAAACCTGGCCGTGTTCCTCCAGACCGAACTGGACAATCTCGCCGGTTTCGTCCGCCAGTTCGTCGACCTCGTCGACGATCACGTCGTAGTTGACGACCTGTTCGCGCACGTCGTTTGCCATGTCCAGTACCTGAAGGCTCAGCCGATAGCCGTCCCCGTCGTGGACGATGATCTCTTGGCTCTCGAGCGTCTGGAGGTGACTGTGGATCGTACTCTTCGAGTGGCCGAGTTCGTCGGCGAGTTCGGTTACGTTGGGCCGATGGTTCTTTCGAATGGCATCGAGAACCGTGAATGAAATCTCGACTGATTGGATCCTGCGTCCGGTGCGTTTGTTGGGAGCGTTTGCCATACCACGTACAGTATTTTTCAGGCACATAAAATTGTTCCCTTGAGCGGAACTAGTGGCAACGGTATCCGTCGGCGAGTGGCCCGCTCTGATCGTTCAAACGGTAGTGACGATCATTGACGCTTCGCGTACGTCGGGGGTGTGGTGCTTATTCACAGCAGAAACATGACCTGAAAACCGTGATTGTGAATCTCACTGAGTGCTCTACCGCAACCGGGTTTGGCATTACCCATATACGAACGCACCTAGAGCTCGAATTACGGAGTATTGGGCCTTGAGAGTGAATATCTGGAATCCGTCTTTCCACCCACTAGCTAATATCAACAGGTTTTTATACTCATATTCGTGTAATAAATCGTATCGTAACTATACAACCATACCTTTGTAAAATTCGGCGAGGGGGAACCAGTCGGCGACGAGAGGCCGATAAACGCTCGCAGTGAGTCGGCCGGCTACCAAGGTCGATGGCTATCAATATAATCATGATCTTTTCGACACGTACCTGAGGTTGGATCGAAGGCTCGGTCCGCCGTTCAGCACCGACCTATTCCGATAGCCGTCGAGAACGCGAGAATCGAAGCTAGTCGGCTGCGTATCGGCGGCAAAAAGTGAACGGTCAGCAGCGCATTGCACTTCCGATTCGGCGCGGTCGGCGGGACCAACCTCACACCCGAGAGAACGGCGTCGGAAGCGTCCTGTCCCATAACGACCTTCGGTCCGTCGGGCCACAGCGGCTGCTCATTAGCCATCGTGATCATGCTCCCGGTTCCGGTCACCGGCATCAATTCCAGGTCGATCTCGTTGTACTCAATGTAGGCCGCCACCGGTCCCTACGCGTTAATGTAGATCGTACTGCTGACGGCTCGTCGATGGCGTACGCAGTCCCGAACGGTAATCGCCTCTGACAATTGCAGTGTTCGTTTCGTCGTCGCTGTGTTCGAGCGCGCGTTCGAAGTCGTACTCCGCGTCGTTCGCCACGACCGAACCCGAGCCGCTCTTGAGTCGCGGGTGTCGTCCGACTATACTCGTCCAGAAGTTCGCTGCAATGGTCACCTCTTTGCTGTAATCCATCACCGACGTGCCATAGGAATGGGTTCCCTTCGAGTGAGTCGAATCGTCGAGACGCTCCGCGATGAAGTTGTTACATGCATGATATCGATTTCTCGGGACCGCTGTTGGTCGAGATGCTCTTGTCGGTCCCTGACTCACCTACCAGTGCTTGAAAATGACGTTCGAACCGTTGTCGTTGCCCAGACTGTCGACCGGCGCTCGAATCTCGTCACCGGGTTGGGCACGGAGGTGCTGGAAGATCACGTCGTCGGCGTCAACGCCGATTGCGCCCCTGATGACCATAATCTCCGCAGTAGTCCCACTGTTGGGTATATTCAGCGTGTGCGTGTTGACGTCGTAGTCGGGATAGCCGCCGACCTCCATTTAACTGTCGATCCACTCTCCCTCTCGCTCGAGGATATCATGCACAATTGGCTCCTCGTAGTCGGTTCAGTCGGCTGGCCTGGCACCGGCGTTCGCTAGGTTGTGTTCGACGACATCGGTTCCAGTCCCTCTCGCCACAGCGGCCGTTCCGCGAGTTGCGTGACGTTGTCATAGACCATTGGCACGTCCGAATCCGTGTAGTTGTCGTCGACGTATGCGTCCATCGAATCGCTGTTTCGGCTGAAGACATTCGGGACGTCCGTCGTGGGTCTGAGATAGGCGTTGCCGACGATACTCACAACCGTCGAGTCGTCCGTCCAGGTCCCAGTATCGGAGTTGTATATCTCGTTGTTGACGACGCTCTCCGTTCCGGCCTTCAGTCGCGGATTCCGGTCCTTGTTGTGCGCCCAAACGTTCCCGGCGAGCGTGACGTTCTCTGCGTAATTGCCGATAAGCGAGCCGTAGACCCGTGCACACTTCTCGTGGACCGAATCGTACAACCCTTCCGCGTGAATGTTGTTAGTGAACGTGGTGTCGACGGTGTTGTAGTCGACTGAGAGCGTCTGCTCGATACCCCAGGCCGTCGTTCAGTGGTCCCAGACGTTGTTCCTCGTGTCGTCGCCCGTCCTGCTGTCGGGGATCCAGTCCTCGTCGTCTCGGCCCGCGTCGCCGGCGAAAAAGCGTAGGTGCTGAACCACGCACTCGTCGGCCTGGATGTTCACCCCGCCGCGAACGAGGGCGACCCCTGGGGACGACGCCGTCTGACCGGCCAGATAACACTTGTCGTGTGAGATCGGCATCCATCGATCCTCTCCGCCGAGGTCGATTACGCCGCTGGTCTTGAAGACTACCAGTCACTCGTGGTCCACGTCGATCGCCCGTTCGAACTGCTCGCGCGTGGACTCGGTGATCGTGATGACCGGCGTCTCGTCGTCGAGCCACGGGGCGGGTTCCGCAAAGCCATCGTCCGGATCGAACGCCGATTTCGATGACGGGCCGTTTGCCGCCGATCGCCCACCGGATGCGTTTTCGGTGACCAACAGGTCGCCGTCGCTCGTGACGGTCCCAGAGGCGTCGGTTTCGATGACCGCCCGTTGGTCGTAGATCCGTCGACCCGATAACCCGCTTGCCTCGATACTGAACTCGCCCGGTTCTGTGAGCGTTTGCCGTTCGTCGGTTGCAACCTACTCAGACTGTGGCACTTCTCGATACTCAACGTATACTTCGGCCATTTCCGAATCGTTTGCGTGCTGTACGGAACGTATTACCGCATTAGTTCGTCTCACCGGTATTAGTTGGTTTAGTTCGTCACGGTCAGTGCCTTCTCAAGCCGGTCGCTACGTGCGTCGATAGTATTGCCGGAAGGGGAATCTACGTATGGAGAAGAACGAAATGGCTAGTTAGAATGCCGACAGCGCATCGTAACTATGTCGATGGAGAGTGGGTAGAATCGCGTTCTGGAGACACATTCGAGGTACTGAATCCCGCAAACACTAACGAAGTCGTCGGGGAGTTCCAGTCGTCGACCGCCGAGGACGCCGAAGCGGCCGTCGAGGCCGCGGTTGTCGCCGAGGAGGAGTGGGCGGCGACCCCCGGTCCCGAGCGCGGCGCGATCCTCGAGGAGACTGCTCAGATCCTCGATGAACAGAAGGAAGGGCTGACCGAGACGCTGACCCGCGAGGAGGGCAAGACCCTCGACGAGGCCAGCGGTGAAGTCCAGCGGGCGATCGATATCTTCCGCTACTACGCCCAGAAGGCCCGCGACCTCGGCGGCGCCGTCAAATCCCCCAGCGGCGAGGACAAGAACCTCTACACCAAGCGCGAGCCGCTGGGCACCGTCGGACTGATCACGCCGTGGAACTATCCCGTCGCGATCCCTGCCTGGAAGCTCGCGCCCGCGCTGGCGGCGGGCAACACGGCCGTCCTCAAGCCCGCCTCGGCGGCGCCGACCGTCGCCTGGAAGCTGATCGAGGCGCTCGACGAGGCCGGCCTCCCCGCCGGTGTCGCCAACTACGTCACCGGCTCAGGCAGCGAGGTCGGCGGCGTGCTGACCGAACACGAGGGCGTCGACGCCGTCTCCTTCACCGGTTCGACGGCGGTCGGCACCGCCGTCGCACAGGCCGCCGCGGACGACCTCAAGCGCGTCCAGTGCGAGATGGGCGGGAAGAACCCGACGGTCGTCATGCCCAGCGCCGACGTCAACGAGGCCGTCGACATTGTCGGCGCCGGTGCGTTCGGCGTCACCGGCCAGGCCTGTACCGCCTGCTCCCGCGCGATCGTCCACGAGGACATCTACGACGAGTTCCTCGAGGGGGTCGTCGACTACGCCGAGTCGATCGGGATCGCCCCTGGCGTCGAGAACGCGGACATGGGCCCCCACGTCACGAACAGCGAGCTCGAGGGCACTCTCGAGTACGTCGAGATTGCCGCCGAGGAGGACGGTGCGACCCTCGAGACCGGCGGCGAGCGCCTCACCGGCGACGAGTACGACGACGGCTACTACGTTGAGCCGGCGGTCTTCTCGGACGTGACCAACGACATGCGCATCGCCCAAGAGGAGGTCTTCGGCCCGGTGCTTGCGGTGCTGAAGGTCGGGAGCTTCGAGGAGGGCCTCGAGGTCGCCAACGACGTCGACTACGGTCTGTCGGCCAGCATCGTCACGCAGGACCTCACCGAGGCCAACGAGTTCGCCGAGAGCGTCGAGTCGGGCGTCGCGAAGGTCAACGAGAAGACGACCGGGCTCGAGCTCCACGTCCCCTTCGGCGGCTACAAGGGGTCCTCGACGGACACCTATCGCGAACAGGGCGACGCCGGGCTGGACTTCTTCACGTCGACGAAGACGGTCTATCTGAACTACTAGACGGTCGCCATCACCGTCCCATAGCAAGCGGATTTTTTCGTGCCGGCCCTCACGGGCCGGTCGTTCGCGACGTAGCGGCTGCACTCGCGCCCGCGAGTTCGGAGACGGCCGTTCACTCGCCGCCAAGGCGGGTCGGCGGGACGATCCCGGGGTGGTCGAGTCGGAGGCGGTCGCCGACCTCGACCTCCTCGATGACGCGCGGGTACTCCCAGGGCGTGGCTGCCTTCGAGAGCGCGCCCGGGTCTGCCTGTATCGACCGCCACCGTCGCCAATGGGTCGGCACCAACCGGTCGATCCCGACGGCGTTCGCGGCGTCGATCACGTCCTGGGTGTCGTTGTACAGCTTCCGGCGGATGACGTCGCCGTCGTCTAGGAGACGGGCCGTCGTCCCGTACGACAGCATCCCCATGTCGACGTCGAACTCTTCGCCGACCTCGCGGAAGGCCTCGCAGGGACGGTTGTCGCCGCCGTGGAAGATCGTCCCCTCATCGTGCTCGAGGACGTAGGTAACGCTGCCATCGGCGTCGGGGTCACGGCCGTCACGGACGTGGATGGTCAGGTCGCCGACCTCGTAGCTGTCGCCGGGTTCGGCGACGATCTGCTTCTCCTCGAGGACGTCGCTAACGTCGTGATTCTCGTAACACTCTGGCGGCGCGTGCACCGATCCGCCGTGCTCGAGCAGGGGGCCGAACGAGGGCGGCCAGAAGTGGTCGCGGTGGTCGTGCGTGCAGAACACGGCGTCGCAGGCCTCGGCCCACTGCGGTTCCATCGGCACCGGCAGCATCCGCGCGATGTACTCGCGGTCCCGTTCGGTGCTGAAGTACGGGTCGATGAAGATCGTCGTTTCGGTCGTCCTGATCGCCCAGCCGGTCACGCCGAGGAACCACAGGGAGACGCCCTCGACCGGCGACCCGTAGAGCTCCTCGCGGGCCCACCACTCCCCCCAGTCGCTGTTGACCGTCATCGACTCACCCGATAATCTGTACTGTGGGCCTCACTGTTGCGATCCATGCGAAACCGTTCCGCTCGGCGGTGCGTAAACCTTTCGGCGCGATTCCGCGTCGCAGGTACGGACCCGCTTCGCAGTAGTTTGTGATACGCTTTCGTTGTTCCGGCCGGAGTCTGGACCCGAGTCTCCCCGATTTCGGTACGTGCATGTGCCAACCTTTTGCTCTGCGCTTCCTCGCTTCGGTCGGTCGCTCGGCAAAACGGTGATGAAAAGCACTCCTCCCTCCCCTCCGGGTCGGTCGTCGGCCGGCCCGCTCGCTCCCTTTGGTCGCTCGCGGTGAGTGCACACTTCCCCGCCTCTCCTGTCCGGAGCTTTCGCGCTCAAAACCGAATATGAAACCGTGCTACTATCTACTGCTCAGCCGCGGAGATGAGGCTCTGTCGGTGGTCAACAGTCGAATCCCGATCCGGTGTCGGCCCAGATCTGTGGTCGTTACTCCGTTTCCACGTTCTCACTCCGGCGGCGCGTCCCACTCCTCGCCGTCGTCTTGCGGATCGTAGCCGATCCGCGCGCGAGCGTGTTCGAGGTCGTACCAGCGCCGGTGGTTGTCACTGACGCCGCTGAAGATATCGAACGCGACGCTGTCGTCCTGGAGACAACAATCGATCTGGTGGGCGAAGTCCCGACGGGACTGCCACGTGGCTTTCATCCGGGCGACCTGTTCTTCGTACGCATCGCTGCCGCGCTTCCAATCGCCCTCCGCGACACCGATCTCGGCGTCACCGTAGGGATGGTCGTACTCCTCGCTTCGAACGCTGCAGATCCGGATCGCGTAGAACTGCCGTGGGTACTCACAACCCTCGACGTAATACCGGCCCAGATCCTCGCCAAAACTCTTGGAAGCGCCGTAGTAGGAGTCGGGACGTACCGGATCGGTGTGATCGACGACGAGGTCGTGGTTGCACTCGTAGATTTCGGGGGCGTTCTCGATTTCGTACATCCCCATGACGTGGTTGGTCGAACCGAAGACGACCGAGTCGACTTCGGCTTCGCGGGCGGCCTCGAGGACATTGTACATCCCAACGATGTTGGGTTCGAAGATATCCTGCCAGTTGCCGTCAGTGTATGGGTAGGCGGCGAGGTGAACGATGGCGTCCTGCCCTTCGCAGGCCTCGCGGAGCGCCTCGTAGTCCGCGACGTCGCCCACGACCGTCTCGTACTCGGCGTAGGGCCCCTCATCTCGGTCCGACCGGTTGAAGTACGTAAATTCGTACCGGTCGTCGTCGTGCAAGTGATCGATGATTGCGGTACCGCACCGGCCGTACGAACCGGTCACTAGTACGTCCATACGTATAGCCCGTCCGGGGAGACTATCAAAATACCGGTCCCGTAAGCGGGTGGCGCTGTCGGGCGGGTCCAGCGGACCGATTACTCCATCATGACGGTCACCGATCCGTCGAAGTTCAGCAGAACGCGCTGGGTGACATCGCCGAAAATGGCCTTACCGGTTGGCGATCGTTTACGGCCGACGATAAAGACGTGATCACAGCCGAGTCGCTCGGCCGTTGACAGAACCTCGTCGTCGATGTCTGCTTCGTCGGTGATGGCCGTCTCGATATCGACGTTGACGTCGATATCGTCAACCACGTCCGCAGTGAACTCTTCGGCGACCTTTCGCGTCATCGCCGTTGCGTCGGTTTTTTCGTACGTGGTTCCCTCTATCTCTTCGACCCACGCGATCGCGTCGTTGTTCTCTTTGGCCGCATCGGGGTCGTCCACGCCAGCACCACCAGTTCCGCGGCGCCGTTTTGGGCGAACTCAGCGGCGTCGGTGAGAAGTCGTCTGTGGGTGTCGGTATCATCGATAGCGACGAGTGCACGCTGCATACCGGCTATCCTGGCCGGCAGTCGGATAAAGGTACTCCGCCGACGGGACGTGCCGTCGACCCGCCGATCGCAACTCAGTCGTCCCGATACCGCTCGAGTGTGTCCTGATCGATCTCGATACCAAGCCCTGGTTCCTGTGGCACGTCGATGGTGCCACCTGACGGATCGAACGGCGTCTCGAGGAGATCGCTGCGAAGCGGGTTCTCGCTGCGGTCGAACTCGATCAGCATTGGTTCGGGGACATTTCGCGTGTGGGGATAGTTCGAGACGCTGGCGGCGAACTGCACCGCGGCGGCCATCCCAACGGCGCTGTTCCAGATGTGTGGCCTGACGGCGACGTTCTCGGTCGAGGCCATCCCGGCGATCAGCCGCGCCTCCGAGAGCCCGCCACAGCGGCCGAGGTTCGGCTGGACGATGTCGACCATCCGGTCGTCGATCAGCTGTTTGAACGCAAAGCGGCCGTAGTGGGCTTCGCCGGCGGCGATGGGAACGTCTATCTTCCCCCGCAGTTCTCGGTAGCCCGACCGGTTCTCCGGCGGAACCGGCTCTTCGATCCACGTCACGTCGTACCCTGCAATGGCCTGTGCCGACTTGACGGCCTGGTGTGGCCGGTAGTTGCCGTTCATGTCGACCATCAGGTCGGCGTCCTCACCCATGATCTCACGTGCCGTACGCACGCGCTCGACGTCCGACTCGGTGCCAGCCCCGATCTTGATCTTCGCGGCGGTAAACCCCTTGTCGACGGTCTCGCGGATCGGTTCCTCGATCGGCCGGTCGGTCTCCGTGAAGTACATCGTCGAGGCATAGGGAGTCAGTTCCTCGCAGTGCGTTCCCCCGAGCAGCCGGTGAACCGGTCGGCCGACGGTCTTCCCGATGATATCCCAGCAGGCGATGTCGATCGCACTGACGGCGCTCTGAACGAACACGTCACCGCCGAAGTGATACGGATCGGTGTAGGATTCTTCGGCGAGCGACTCGACCTCGAACGGATCCATTCCGATGACGTTGTCGGCGAACAGTTCTTCAATCGTCGCCGTCGCGATCGGCCCCGGCGCGAACGCCTCCCCCCAGCCGACGGTCCCGTCGTCCGTCTCGAGACGCACCAGCGTCGTCCCGCGGTCGGTCCCGAAGCCCCGTGCGTCTCCGAGCCCTCGTCCGTCCGGCAATGAGTGTGCGAGCGGAATCACCTGAATATCTGTAATCTCCATGGAGAATTCGACAGAGCCCCGATCAATATAATTTACGTTGACCGGTCCAGTACGGCGCGTCTGCGAGACCTCGATGAGACCGCCTATTCACTGCTCTCTGTCTCCCCCGTACCGACGCAAGATCCAATTACAGAGGACAGCTCACTCTTACAGCAGAATCCGAACTGAGTACCGGTCCCAGCGGATGGCGTTGGAGTCGAAGACACATTTAATATGGATGTTCGTCATAGTGGTGAACAGTACATGGCAAGAGTTGCCCTCAGAGATAGCTTTCGGGACGTTGCGTTCACCACCGCAACCCCGTTCAGCGACGATGGGTCCGAAGTTCTGTCTAACGAACTCGCCGACAACCTCGCGAAGCAGTACGACGCCGGCGCTCGCCTGTTCATTCCGTGTGGGAACACTGGCGAGTACTACTCGCTTACCGACGACGAGCGGATTGAAATCGTCGAAACCCACGTCGAGTCGACCGGCGATGATGCGACGATTGCCGGCGGCGCGGTCGGCAGCCTCGAGGAGGTCAACCGGCTCGCCAACGCCTACAAAGACGCCGGTGCGGACGCGATCATGGTGATGCACCCAGATCATACCTACACCCACGAGGACGGACTGACAAACTACTATCATCGGATCTGCGACGCGACCGACCTTGGCGTAGTCATCTACAAGCGCGGCCCCGGGGTCACGCGAGATACAATCTGCGAACTGAGCGAACGCGAGAACGTCGTCGTGGTGAAGTTCGCGGTGAACGACATCAAGGAGTTCTCGCAGACCGTCGCGGACGCGCCCGGTGACGTAACCTGGGTCAATGGGATCGCCGAGCGGTACGCCCTTGCGTTCGCCATCGAGGGCGTGACGGGGTACACTACCGGCCTCGGCAACTTCGCGCCGGAGACGACGCTGGCGCTGTTCGACGCCGTCGAGAACGAGAATTGGGAGCGGGCCCGGTCGATTCAGCGACTGCTCCGCCCGATCGAGGACCTCCGCGAAGAGTCCGGCGAGGGGAACGCGCTCCCTGCCGCGAACAACGTCTCCGTGGTCAAGTACGGTATGGATCTCGCGGGGTATACGGGGCCCGGTTCGCGACCCGCTGGTCGAACTCGCCGACGACGACGCAGCACGTCTCGAGGAGTACTACGAGCAACTCCGGACCGCATCGATTCAGGAACTGGTCTGATTCCCTAGACCGCGAACGCGACGACATGACAGCCTGCCGTACCCGTTTCATAGAGATGCTATTACGTTCGATGAGTTGCGCGATCGAATAGGGTCAGACGATTGACTACCGGCTACCTATTCTCATCGTCATAGTGGAACTCCGTCCACGGACCGTCGACGAACGGATACTCTTCAAGGATGTTGAGGTCGACGTCTACGCCGAGTCCAGGCGCGTCCGAGACGGTCATGCGCCCGTTCTCGATGGCCGGCTGTCCCTCGATTATGTCGAAAGCGAGATCGAACGGGTACATGCCGGGGTCGGTCGTCGTGTCGGCGAGCGCTGGGTCGTCCTCGAAGACGGGGTACTCGAGCAGCCGAACGTCCGGTGCCGCGGCGACGAGATGGGCGTTAGCCTGCAGACCGAGCCAGGTCCCGAAGTTGTGTGGGACGAATTCGACGTTCCTGCCGTCGCAGTACTCGATCGCGTCCCGACAGCCGGTAAAGCCCTCGTGGTGGCGGACATCGCCCTGCAGAAAGTCGATCGCACCGGTCTTCCCGAGCTCAACTAGTTCCGTTGGCGATTCCTCGCTCTCCCCGCCGGCCAGCGGCGCGCCGGTTTCGGCTAGGTCGATGTACCCGGCGTAATCATCGGGTTCGACCGGTTCCTCGATCCAGTAGGCGCCCCGGTCGGCGGCGTGTTCGACCAGTTCTCGGACGGTGTCTCGGCCGTAGGACTCGCCGAGCTTCCACCAAGTGTGGACGTCGAGCATGATCTCGATGTCGTCGACCGCGTCGGCGAGGAGGTTGACCGTCCGGCGGTCGCCCTCGGGACCGACCCCGGGCCGGTACTTGTAGCCGAAAAAGCCCAGTTCCTCGAGCGTTTCGGCCTGCTCGACGTATCCCTCCGGCTCCATGTACATTCCGGCACTGGCGTACAATGGCATCTCAACCGTCGGATCGGTGCCGTACTCCTCGGCCAACAGTTCGTAGATCGGTGCCCCGAGTTCCTTCCCCCGGAGGTCGTACAGCGCGACGTCGACAGCCGAGATTGCTTCCGTCCGGAGGTTGGCGGGCAGATCCGTTTCGACGATCAGATCGTGGGCGTCGGCGATTTCGTCGATCGACTCGCCCTCGAGCGCGCCGGCGACGGACTCATCGACGACCTCGGCGAACGTCTCCTGCGAGTCGCCCTCGAAGTACTCGCGCATAGCCGAACTGCTCGCACCTGCCGTCGCGAACCCCCGGCGGCCGTCTCGCGTCTCGACGACGACGAGAACGACGTCCCGCTTGCGGAGCCGTCGCACGCCACCGAAGAACGGACGATCCTGTATCGGGTCGATAGAAGATGAGAGAGCGTACCCTCTCACATCGGTGATATCCATACCGACCTATTCGCACCTACCCGTATAAATCATCCGCGTCGATCACCATCTCGTGAATGACGTAGCGCCCCATCAAATCTCCGCCCTTGGTAACTGTTCGCACGAGTGGATTAACACCGCGTGACCGCTGTCTACTCGTTTGAATTGGATCGAAATCGGCTCGATCGGACCCGAGATTGAGCGAATTGACCGGACCGTTGACGCCGATCCCGTTCCCCATTCGGGAACAGGGGTCCGGAAAAGCAGGGAGGGGTCG
Proteins encoded in this window:
- a CDS encoding dihydrodipicolinate synthase family protein, with amino-acid sequence MARVALRDSFRDVAFTTATPFSDDGSEVLSNELADNLAKQYDAGARLFIPCGNTGEYYSLTDDERIEIVETHVESTGDDATIAGGAVGSLEEVNRLANAYKDAGADAIMVMHPDHTYTHEDGLTNYYHRICDATDLGVVIYKRGPGVTRDTICELSERENVVVVKFAVNDIKEFSQTVADAPGDVTWVNGIAERYALAFAIEGVTGYTTGLGNFAPETTLALFDAVENENWERARSIQRLLRPIEDLREESGEGNALPAANNVSVVKYGMDLAGYTGPGSRPAGRTRRRRRSTSRGVLRATPDRIDSGTGLIP
- a CDS encoding mandelate racemase/muconate lactonizing enzyme family protein, with protein sequence MDITDVRGYALSSSIDPIQDRPFFGGVRRLRKRDVVLVVVETRDGRRGFATAGASSSAMREYFEGDSQETFAEVVDESVAGALEGESIDEIADAHDLIVETDLPANLRTEAISAVDVALYDLRGKELGAPIYELLAEEYGTDPTVEMPLYASAGMYMEPEGYVEQAETLEELGFFGYKYRPGVGPEGDRRTVNLLADAVDDIEIMLDVHTWWKLGESYGRDTVRELVEHAADRGAYWIEEPVEPDDYAGYIDLAETGAPLAGGESEESPTELVELGKTGAIDFLQGDVRHHEGFTGCRDAIEYCDGRNVEFVPHNFGTWLGLQANAHLVAAAPDVRLLEYPVFEDDPALADTTTDPGMYPFDLAFDIIEGQPAIENGRMTVSDAPGLGVDVDLNILEEYPFVDGPWTEFHYDDENR